In Macrobrachium rosenbergii isolate ZJJX-2024 chromosome 19, ASM4041242v1, whole genome shotgun sequence, the following are encoded in one genomic region:
- the LOC136848701 gene encoding keratin, type I cytoskeletal 14-like translates to MNSIRSVVVVAIVMAVVYTTSALPNPGGISYGRGFGGGFGGGIGHGLGGGFGGGIGHGLGGGFGGGIGHGLGGGFGGGFGHGGGFGGVSVVRPVVSRVVTVSRGIGHGGFGGIGGFGGFGGRRYGGYGW, encoded by the exons GTGGTGGTAGCCATTGTTATGGCTGTGGTGTACACGACCTCCGCTCTCCCTAATCCAGGTGGCATATCATATGGCCGCGGATTTGGTGGTGGATTTGGCGGTGGAATTGGCCATGGATTAGGAGGTGGATTTGGCGGTGGAATTGGCCATGGATTAGGAGGTGGATTTGGCGGTGGAATTGGTCATGGATTAGGAGGTGGATTTGGTGGTGGATTTGGCCATGGTGGTGGATTCGGTGGAGTATCTGTTGTCCG ACCTGTGGTAAGCAGAGTCGTTACCGTCAGCAGAGGAATCGGACACGGAGGATTCGGAGGaattggaggatttggaggattcgGAGGTAGACGTTATGGCGGCTATGGGTGGTAA
- the LOC136848703 gene encoding uncharacterized protein, whose product MRASVLFVAIALVCSVAAIPEPGRPYGGGFGGGRPVGGVRPGLGGLGGLGGGLGGGLGGVHGGVGGLGGGLGGGLGGGLGGGLGGGLGGVHGGVGVGGVHGGVRPGGYGK is encoded by the exons ATGCGTGCTTCCGTCCTG TTCGTCGCCATCGCCCTGGTGTGCAGCGTTGCCGCCATTCCCGAACCAGGCAGGCCCTACGGAGGAGGATTTGG TGGAGGGCGTCCAGTTGGAGGTGTGAGACCAGGTCTTGGTGGTTTGGGAGGACTTGGCGGAGGACTAGGGGGAGGACTTGGGGGAGTGCATGGTGGTGTTGGAGGACTAGGAGGTGGACTAGGAGGAGGACTAGGAGGAGGACTAGGAGGAGGTCTAGGAGGAGGACTAGGGGGAGTTCATGGTGGTGTAGGAGTTGGAGGCGTTCATGGTGGAGTCAGGCCTGGAGGCTATGGCAAATAG
- the LOC136848704 gene encoding uncharacterized protein has product MRASVLIVAIALVCSVAAIPEPGRPYGGGFGGGRPVGGVRPGLGGFGGVGGGLGGGLGGGLGGGLGGVHGGVGGLGGGLGGGLGGGLGGVHGGVRPGGYGK; this is encoded by the exons ATGCGTGCTTCCGTCCTG atCGTCGCCATCGCCCTGGTGTGCAGTGTTGCCGCCATTCCCGAACCAGGCAGGCCCTACGGAGGAGGATTTGG TGGAGGGCGTCCAGTTGGAGGTGTGAGACCAGGTCTTGGCGGTTTTGGAGGAGTAGGGGGAGGACTTGGGGGAGGACTTGGGGGAGGACTAGGAGGAGGACTTGGGGGAGTGCATGGTGGTGTTGGAGGACTAGGAGGAGGTCTAGGAGGAGGACTAGGAGGAGGACTGGGGGGCGTCCATGGTGGAGTCAGGCCTGGAGGCTATGGCAAATAG
- the LOC136848459 gene encoding uncharacterized protein produces the protein MRASVLIVAIALVCSVAAIPEPGRPYGGGFGGGRPVGGVRPGLGGFGGVGGGLGGGLGGGLGGGLGGVHGGVGGLGGGLGGGLGGGLGGGLGGVHGGVRPGGYGK, from the exons ATGCGTGCTTCCGTCCTG atCGTCGCCATCGCCCTGGTGTGCAGTGTTGCCGCCATTCCCGAACCAGGCAGGCCCTACGGAGGAGGATTTGG TGGAGGGCGTCCAGTTGGAGGTGTGAGACCAGGTCTTGGCGGTTTTGGAGGAGTAGGGGGAGGACTTGGGGGAGGACTTGGGGGAGGACTTGGGGGAGGACTTGGGGGAGTGCATGGTGGTGTTGGAGGACTAGGAGGTGGACTAGGAGGAGGTCTAGGAGGAGGACTAGGAGGAGGACTGGGGGGCGTCCATGGTGGAGTCAGGCCTGGAGGCTATGGCAAATAG
- the LOC136848705 gene encoding harpin HrpN-like produces the protein MRAYVLIVAIALVCSVAAIPEPGRPYGGGFGGGRPVGGVRPGLGGLGGLGGGLGEDLGRTGGGLGGGLGEDLGECMVVLED, from the exons ATGCGTGCCTACGTCCTG atCGTCGCCATCGCCCTGGTGTGCAGCGTTGCCGCCATTCCCGAACCAGGCAGGCCCTACGGAGGAGGATTTGG AGGAGGGCGTCCAGTTGGAGGTGTGAGACCAGGTCTTGGTGGTTTGGGAGGACTGGGGGGAGGACTTGGGGAGGACTTGGGGAGGACTGGGGGAGGACTTGGGGGCGGACTTGGGGAGGACTTGGGGGAGTGCATGGTGGTGTTGGAGGACTAG